A window of the Lactuca sativa cultivar Salinas chromosome 5, Lsat_Salinas_v11, whole genome shotgun sequence genome harbors these coding sequences:
- the LOC111879689 gene encoding cysteine proteinase 15A yields MERLSLFFFLLLSASIAVAVAIDESTADPLIRQVVPEEETSADHLLNAEHHFTLFKSKFGKTYATADEHDYRLSVFKSNLRRAKRHQQLDPTAEHGVTKFSDLTPSEFRKTYLGLKNPLKYPADANKAPILPTTDLPEDFDWRDHGAVTAVKDQGSCGSCWSFSTTGALEGSHFLQTGELVSLSEQQLVDCDHECDPEEKNACNAGCNGGLMTSAYEYILKSGGIQKESDYPYTGRDGTCHFDKSKIAASVANFSVIGTDEDQIAANLVKHGPLSIGINAAWMQTYVGKVSCPYICSKKRLDHGVLLVGYGSAGYAPSRLKEKPYWIIKNSWGANWGEEGYYKICSGYNLCGMDTMVSAVVSTNT; encoded by the exons ATGGAACGATTatccctcttcttcttcctcctcttgTCCGCCTCCATAGCCGTCGCCGTCGCCATCGATGAATCTACTGCGGATCCGTTGATCCGGCAAGTCGTCCCGGAGGAGGAGACCTCCGCCGATCATCTATTGAACGCTGAACACCACTTCACTCTCTTCAAGAGCAAGTTCGGTAAGACATACGCGACTGCAGATGAGCACGATTACCGTCTGTCCGTCTTCAAGTCTAACCTTCGCCGTGCCAAGCGCCACCAGCAACTGGATCCCACTGCTGAGCACGGCGTTACCAAGTTCTCTGATTTGACCCCGTCGGAGTTCCGTAAGACATACCTCGGCTTGAAGAATCCTCTAAAATATCCCGCCGATGCGAACAAGGCGCCTATTCTTCCTACAACCGATCTTCCTGAAGACTTTGACTGGCGCGATCATGGCGCTGTTACTGCCGTTAAAGATCAG GGTTCATGTGGATCGTGTTGGTCTTTTAGTACAACCGGAGCTTTAGAAGGATCCCACTTCCTTCAAACAGGGGAGTTGGTTAGCCTCAGTGAACAACAACTTGTGGATTGTGATCATGAG TGTGATCCTGAAGAAAAGAATGCATGTAACGCAGGTTGCAATGGTGGGCTGATGACCAGTGCATACGAGTACATACTCAAATCCGGTGGAATTCAGAAGGAATCCGATTACCCCTACACAGGAAGAGATGGCACTTGTCACTTTGACAAATCCAAAATCGCAGCATCTGTCGCTAACTTTAGCGTCATTGGCACAGATGAAGACCAAATCGCTGCTAATCTTGTCAAACATGGCCCTCTTTCAA TTGGAATCAACGCAGCTTGGATGCAAACATATGTTGGTAAAGTATCATGCCCTTATATATGTTCAAAGAAGCGATTGGATCATGGTGTTCTTCTGGTTGGGTACGGATCAGCTGGTTATGCGCCTAGCAGACTTAAGGAGAAGCCTTACTGGATCATCAAGAACTCATGGGGAGCAAATTGGGGAGAGGAAGGGTACTACAAAATCTGCAGTGGGTACAACTTATGTGGGATGGATACTATGGTTTCTGCAGTGGTTTCTACTAATACTTGA